A genome region from Cucurbita pepo subsp. pepo cultivar mu-cu-16 chromosome LG02, ASM280686v2, whole genome shotgun sequence includes the following:
- the LOC111788088 gene encoding uncharacterized protein LOC111788088 — protein MLRTAEGLLSLPVKRKASSEPFNSLSQQASLHNKRVAQMEPRSWLQQVSGLAKRPPLQIPKNVPAPTSMHFPAGTKRKVQQIESHPTKVVHQRSTAPKCQSAPLTPTSKMQNEPTGSVRSKMRESLAAALALVSQQQNKSSNDEKNPLTEAEKSATQMQENALASDPAIIVHVSDDSKKIFSEKLDSVGLEDNVGRMLDKNLLCVNDSDLESLGYDGRVFQPNNILSYEDISFGDNFFIKDDLLQENSLSWVLEADVGLADKKEIRTDELQKIDVGIANQNQGSKPVQSPESLAFKMEEELFKLFSGVNKKYKEKGRSLLFNLKDRNNPELRERVMNGEITPERLCSMTAEELASKELSEWRMAKAEELAQMVVLPNSEVDIRRLVRKTHKGEFQVEVEEYDNASIDVSSGVSTFSQSQRNKNETVGGSPDEPDTIMDEWNISGQKNGASDKDEYTFTIASTEGSELLSLPPISSIDEFMESFDTEPPFNILSEDTGKSSPILEKGEPEPGSQLKAAAHSMEGATDVSIDKNENIESYTKADIGSSSISHMDLTSSDCKTDEDLNENQAGLRTSDRNDGTVSGDSNAKSGTESLASTFSLEYLWDGILQYNISTMTPVVGTYISGERTSAKDWPSTLEIKGRVRLDAFEKFLQELPLSRSRAVMVLHLDLKKGCPESDRANLQEVAESYVADERVGIAEPGSGVEFYFCSPHGRILEMVGRILLKENNELLNAIENGLIGVVVWRKPQLTLMSPNSTSLHKRSSKKQHFSSRRLQETPNLKANDVSPMPRGYFPVASDYPLTEEDDADGDDDVPPGFGPSTTRDDDDLPEFNFSGSANPPPQGLSRLPSFQPISRTWSRPVEKMREIVQKYGQSENASSGNWQERGFSSVPIQSWNDDDDDDDDDIPEWQPQAAAAASRHRMPPPSHLQQPVRRLGQPSLRPHYVVNQQQQHLGQLSQLGANQQTVGGRLPLNANQQGTWWVPQQGHNNNPINIHSFSNLGGSHSGSGQFYGAFGRSTPSNPSNNRGF, from the exons ATGCTGAGAACTGCAGAAGGATTGCTGTCACTTCCTGTGAAGCGCAAGGCATCGAGTGAGCCTTTTAACTCTCTCTCACAGCAGGCTTCATTGCATAATAAGCGAGTTGCACAGATGGAACCTCGATCATGGTTGCAACAAGTATCTGGATTAGCCAAAAGACCTCCTTTACAAATACCAAAGAATGTCCCAGCTCCCACATCGATGCATTTCCCTGCAGGAACTAAGAGAAAGGTACAGCAAATAGAATCACATCCAACTAAAGTTGTACATCAACGTTCCACTGCTCCCAAATGCCAGAGTGCTCCACTGACTCCAACTTCCAAAATGCAAAATGAGCCGACTGGGTCTGTGAGATCAAAGATGAGGGAATCCTTGGCTGCTGCATTAGCCTTGGTATCGCAGCAGCAAAACAAATCTTCtaatgatgaaaaaaatcCTTTAACTGAGGCTGAGAAGTCTGCAACTCAAATGCAGGAAAATGCTTTAGCGTCTGATCCAGCTATTATTGTTCATGTATCTGATGACTCAAAGAAAATCTTTTCCGAGAAGTTAGATTCTGTTGGTCTTGAAGATAATGTAGGAAGGATGTTAGATAAGAATTTGCTGTGTGTAAATGATAGCGATTTAGAGTCATTAGGATATGATGGACGAGTCTTTCAaccaaataatattttgtcttATGAAGATATTTCTTTTGGggataacttttttattaaagacgATCTTTTACAAGAAAATTCTCTCTCTTGGGTACTGGAAGCTGATGTAGGGCTAGCTGATAAAAAGGAAATCAGAACTGATGAACTTCAGAAGATTGATGTTGGTATAGCAAATCAAAACCAAGGATCAAAACCAGTACAGAGTCCTGAGTCTTTGGCatttaaaatggaagaagaattatttaaattatttagtgGTGTTAATAAAAAGTACAAGGAGAAAGGAAGATCCCTTTTGTTCAACCTGAAAGACAGAAATAATCCCGAGCTGAGAGAAAGGGTTATGAATGGGGAAATTACCCCAGAAAGATTATGTTCCATGACTGCCGAGGAACTTGCATCTAAGGAGCTTTCTGAGTGGAGAATGGCCAAGGCTGAAGAACTTGCACAAATGGTAGTTTTACCCAACTCAGAAGTTGATATCAGACGTTTGGTAAGGAAGACGCATAAAGGTGAGTTTCAAGTAGAAGTTGAAGAATACGATAATGCCTCTATCGATGTTTCATCTGGGGTTTCTACGTTTTCTCAGAGTCAACGTAATAAGAATGAGACTGTAGGTGGATCACCTGATGAACCTGATACAATTATGGACGAGTGGAATATTTCTGGCCAGAAAAATGGTGCATCTGACAAGGATGAGTACACCTTTACAATTGCATCGACTGAAGGGTCTGAATTATTGTCACTGCCTCCGATCTCCTCCATAGATGAGTTTATGGAATCCTTTGATACAGAGCCacctttcaatattttatctGAAGATACTGGTAAATCGTCTCCTATTTTGGAGAAGGGTGAGCCAGAGCCTGGCTCTCAGTTGAAGGCTGCAGCTCATTCTATGGAAGGCGCAACTGATGTTAGTAtagacaaaaatgaaaatattgagTCTTATACAAAAGCAGACATTGGCTCGTCTTCTATTAGCCACATGGATTTGACATCTAGTGATTGTAAAACTGATGAGGACTTGAATGAAAATCAAGCTGGGTTAAGAACATCTGACAGGAATGATGGTACAGTATCTGGTGATAGTAATGCAAAATCTGGGACAGAATCTTTGGCCAGCACATTTAGTTTAGAATATTTATGGGATGGCATCCTCCAGTATAATATTTCGACAATGACTCCGGTCGTGGGTACCTACATAAG TGGTGAAAGAACATCAGCGAAAGATTGGCCTAGCACTCTTGAGATCAAAGGAAGAGTTAGATTGGATGCATTTGAGAAGTTCCTTCAAGAGCTTCCATTATCTCGTAGTCGAGCCGTTATG GTTCTTCATTTGGATTTAAAGAAAGGTTGCCCGGAAAGCGACCGAGCAAATCTTCAAGAG GTGGCGGAGTCGTATGTCGCCGATGAGCGAGTTGGTATAGCGGAGCCTGGTTCTGGGgtggaattttatttttgctctCCACACGGACGGATTCTTGAAATGGTTGGCAGGATCCTTCTAAAGGAAAATAATGAGTTACTTAATGCAATTGAAAATGGCCTAATAGGCGTCGTTGTATGGAGAAAACCTCAATTAACTTTAATGTCACCAAACTCAACGTCACTCCACAAACGCAGTTCAAAAAAGCAACATTTTAGCTCTAGAAGACTGCAGGAGACACCAAACTTGAAAGCTAATGATGTTTCCCCTATGCCTCGAGGCTATTTTCCCGTCGCTAGCGATTATCCTCTGACTGAGGAGGATGATGCTGATGGCGACGATGATGTCCCGCCTGGCTTTGGCCCGTCAACTACTCGGGATGACGACGATCTTCCTGAGTTTAACTTCTCTGGTTCTGCAAACCCTCCTCCCCAAGGACTGTCTAGGCTGCCCTCATTTCAGCCAATATCCCGAACTTGGTCTCGGCCTGTAGAGAAAATGCGAGAGATTGTGCAAAAATATGGGCAAAGCGAAAATGCCTCTAGCGGAAACTGGCAAGAAAGGGGCTTCAGTTCAGTACCCATCCAGTCGTGGAATGATgacgatgacgacgacgacgacgacatcCCGGAATGGCAACCacaagcagcagcagcagcctcAAGGCATCGAATGCCTCCTCCCTCGCACTTGCAGCAGCCTGTGCGCAGGCTCGGGCAGCCGTCGCTGAGGCCTCATTATGTGGTGAACCAACAGCAGCAGCATCTGGGGCAGTTGTCCCAGTTGGGTGCTAACCAGCAGACCGTGGGGGGCCGCCTCCCCTTAAATGCAAATCAACAAGGGACATGGTGGGTTCCTCAGCAAGGCCACAACAACAACCCCATCAATATACATTCTTTTAGCAATTTAGGTGGTAGTCATAGTGGTAGTGGTCAGTTTTATGGAGCATTTGGGCGATCAACGCCTTCCAACCCTTCAAATAACAGagggttttga
- the LOC111788171 gene encoding cyclin-A2-2-like — MSTENVAFEVEECSVRITRARAKELSESGGILCSSKSSRVQKPLLRANSKRMASDDIKICSISSNGLPIKRRAVLKDVTNISTKGSDKNCGNASNVRGAKPTRRVSAKAKENAPLNVSVGAEEDANTRLAEDLSKVRVVESQEVSSRETSDKKERTVQAMCPNSRDCGVSDITLSESSDESVPQPNEKNMAPEQSAASKDRGIINIDSDSKCLQSCSIYAPDIYDRIRVAELDQRTSTNYMEQLQQDITEKMRGILVDWIVEVSEEYKLVPDTLYLTVNIIDRFLSQNHMEKKRLQLLGVACMLIASKYEEICAPRVEDFCFITDNTYTKGEVVEMESEVLNQLHFRLSVPTTKTFLRRFIQSAHASYKDPCTELEFLANYLAELSLVEYSFLKFLPSLIAASAVFLARWTLDQSDHPWNPTLEHYTCYNASELKTVVLALQDLQLNTSGSSLNAIREKYKQPKFKCVAKLTSTRSVLSLF, encoded by the exons ATGAGTACGGAAAACGTTGCTTTTGAAGTTGAAGAGTGCTCTGTCCGGATCACGAGGGCACGGGCAAAAGAGCTTAGCGAATCAGGAGGCATTCTATGCTCCTCAAAATCTTCTCGAGTTCAGAAGCCACTTCTACGAGCTAACTCAAAAAGAATGGCATCTGATGATATTAAGATTTGTTCAATCTCTTCCAATGGCCTTCCTATTAAAAGAAGAGCAGTGCTCAAGGATGTGACTAACATTTCCACCAAAGGGTCTGATAAGAATTGCGGCAATGCTTCTAATGTTCGG GGTGCCAAACCAACTAGAAGAGTTTCTGCGAAGGCTAAGGAAAATGCACCTTTAAATGTTTCTGTAGGAGCAGAAGAAGATGCAAACACAAGATTAGCAGAGGATTTGTCTAAAGTAAGGGTGGTAGAATCACAAGAGGTCTCTTCACGAGAAACTTCAGacaaaaaagagagaacaGTGCAAGCCATGTGTCCCAATAGCAGAGACTGTGGAGTTTCAGATATTACTCTCTCTGAATCTTCAGATGAATCTGTCCCTCAGCCAAACG AAAAAAATATGGCACCTGAACAATCGGCAGCATCTAAGGATAGAGGCATTATAAACATTGATTCGGACTCCAAATGTCTTCAATCATGCAGCATATATGCTCCAGACATATATGACAGGATACGTGTGGCGGAG CTTGATCAAAGGACCTCAACAAACTATATGGAACAGTTGCAGCAAGATATCACTGAAAAAATGCGAGGAATACTGGTTGATTGGATTGTAGAG GTCTCTGAAGAATATAAGCTGGTTCCAGATACGCTCTATCTCACTGTGAATATTATTGATCGGTTTCTCTCGCAAAATCATATGGAGAAAAAACGTCTGCAACTTTTAGGTGTTGCATGTATGCTAATTGCATC GAAATATGAGGAGATCTGTGCACCGAGAGTGGAAGATTTCTGCTTCATTACTGATAATACTTACACAAAAGGAGAG GTAGTAGAAATGGAGAGTGAAGTTCTGAATCAACTGCACTTTCGTCTATCTGTTCCCACTACAAAGACATTTCTAAG GAGATTCATACAATCAGCTCATGCTTCTTACAAG GATCCTTGCACTGAACTTGAGTTTTTGGCCAATTATTTAGCTGAGTTGAGTCTTGTTGAATACAGCTTCTTAAAGTTCCTTCCTTCTCTGATAGCCGCATCAGCCGTATTTCTTGCGAGATGGACACTTGACCAATCAGATCATCCCTGG AATCCAACTCTAGAGCACTATACATGTTACAACGCTTCTGAGCTGAAAACTGTAGTGCTTGCCCTCCAAGACTTGCAACTTAACACCAGTGGTTCCTCGCTAAATGCCATACGTGAGAAGTATAAACAACCCAAG TTCAAATGCGTAGCGAAACTAACATCTACTCGATCGGTTCTATCACTATTCTGA
- the LOC111788135 gene encoding pentatricopeptide repeat-containing protein At5g11310, mitochondrial — protein sequence MPIQKPLFLAYGIIHAIERYRCSSFRVHALRFSSSSAQSWLSTPGKPLIKWPSLPDQAGSSLQSEPATISNPNSDTDLKSDASYAQNDFSTISGILSDRGVRPGAAFEDALDRTGILPSSSLLEAVFDHFDSSPKLLYSLFLWAAKKPGFRPSPALFNCMINVLARSRAFDSAWSLIIRRLRGDGESSLVSVDVFVILIRRYTRAGMVQPAIRTFEFACNLETISGTNSESLFEILLDSLCKEGHVRVASEYFNRKRELNLNFEPSIRAYNILLNGWFRSRKLKHAERLWFEMKKNKISPTVVTYGTLVEGYCRMRRVEIAIELVDEMRGEGIEPNAIIYNPIVDALGESGRFKEALGMMERFTVLEQGPTISTYNSLIKGYCKAGDLSGASKILKLMMNRGFTPTPTTYNYFFRFFSKYGKIEEGMNLYNKMIESGYTPDKLTYNLLLKMLCEEERLNLAVQVCNEMKARGFDMDLATSTMLIHLLCKMHKFEEAFAEFEHMICRGIVPQYLTFCRLLDEFSKRGLTKMASKLRGMMSSVPHSEKLPDTYSQAPDSIRARRTSIMRKAEAMSEMLKVCKDPRELVKRRSPSETAVFNANRLIDDIKKKANSATVCI from the exons ATGCCCATTCAGAAACCTTTATTTTTGGCATACGGGATCATCCACGCCATCGAACGCTATCGTTGTTCTAGTTTTCGAGTTCATGCTCTGCGATTCTCCTCTTCGTCTGCTCAGTCATGGCTGTCCACACCGGGAAAGCCACTCATAAAGTGGCCTTCACTGCCCGACCAGGCGGGAAGCTCGTTGCAATCGGAACCGGCCACAATTTCAAACCCTAACTCTGACACTGACCTGAAATCTGATGCAAGTTATGCGCAGAATGACTTCTCTACCATTTCTGGCATCCTTTCCGATCGCGGTGTTCGACCTGGTGCAGCATTCGAGGATGCTTTGGACAGGACTGGAATTCTGCCGAGTTCGAGTCTGTTGGAGGCTGTATTCGATCATTTCGATTCGTCTCCCAAGTTATTGTATTCGCTGTTTCTCTGGGCTGCGAAGAAACCTGGATTTCGTCCCTCACCGGCATTGTTCAATTGTATGATCAACGTGCTGGCGAGGTCTAGGGCGTTTGATTCTGCTTGGTCTCTGATTATTCGTCGTCTTCGTGGAGATGGAGAATCCTCTTTGGTTTCCGTCGATGTCTTCGTGATATTGATCAGGCGGTACACTCGTGCAG GCATGGTTCAACCTGCAATTCGGACCTTCGAATTTGCTTGCAACCTAGAAACAATTTCAGGGACCAACTCGGAGAgtttgtttgagattttattAGATTCCCTCTGCAAAGAGGGCCATGTCAGGGTAGCTTCTGAGTACTTCAATAGGAAAAGagagttgaatttgaatttcgaaCCATCAATTCGAGCTTATAATATACTTCTAAATGGATGGTTTCGATCAAGAAAGCTCAAACATGCTGAGAGGCTCTGGTttgagatgaagaagaacaaaatatcACCTACAGTCGTTACATATGGCACCCTTGTCGAAGGCTACTGTCGAATGCGTCGGGTCGAAATAGCCATTGAATTGGTGGATGAGATGAGGGGAGAAGGTATTGAGCCAAATGCAATCATATATAACCCAATAGTTGATGCACTTGGGGAATCTGGGAGGTTTAAGGAGGCATTGGGAATGATGGAGAGGTTCACGGTTCTCGAGCAAGGCCCTACGATCTCGACGTACAATTCTCTTATTAAGGGTTATTGCAAGGCAGGAGATCTTTCAGGGGCTAGCAAGATCCTTAAGTTGATGATGAATAGAGGATTCACTCCCACCCCGACTACCTATAACTACTTCTTTAGATTCTTCTCAAAGTATGGGAAAATTGAGGAGGGTATGAACCTTTACAATAAAATGATTGAATCGGGATATACGCCCGATAAACTTACGTACAACCTGTTGCTGAAGATGTTGTGTGAAGAGGAGAGATTAAACCTAGCAGTTCAAGTTTGCAATGAAATGAAGGCTAGGGGGTTTGACATGGACTTGGCTACAAGCACCATGTTAATTCATTTGCTTTGCAAGATGCATAAGTTTGAAGAGGCTTTCGCTGAATTCGAGCACATGATTTGTCGTGGAATAGTTCCTCAATATCTAACTTTCTGCAGATTGCTTGATGAATTCTCAAAACGTGGATTGACAAAAATGGCATCGAAGCTACGAGGAATGATGTCTTCGGTTCCTCATTCAGAGAAGTTACCTGATACGTATAGTCAAGCTCCCGATTCCATCCGTGCTAGAAGAACATCAATTATGCGTAAAGCCGAGGCAATGTCTGAAATGTTGAAGGTCTGTAAAGACCCTAGAGAGCTTGTCAAACGCAGAAGTCCATCTGAAACTGCTGTGTTTAATGCAAATAGGTTGATAGATGATATCAAGAAGAAAGCCAACTCTGCGACTGTTTGTATTTAA
- the LOC111788190 gene encoding uncharacterized protein LOC111788190: MAHSNAGYCSNGEKKSTRQVQPLGNAIFHDFLGIRTKDASVLSAAKTPDVTLSEASSPSSALASSSGGRGLLSAASDLASENQVGGYLEGVPFCSPRNEKSGPEKSNWIAGIKRSNPDSGFVGSYRNQIPHVPSESLERSHTMKMLQTGPGGDRPRYNDNESLQTGPGGDRPRYNDNEAVYYSMKPPKIASYSLTQHSLGTRFNPSVTKWERPIPLNTSSAQNSPLGIQLMPRVHQVGSNSSREFNVGPSSVSQSAADEGSRTGMKSPGLLSSINVGNDGRHSSQMLLSCDKQKSKTGGLEYKSSNPPSQQGLDSNNTKMTIFYGGQAHVFDDVPPNKADIIMALAGSNGGSWSTALAPKLNVTGISSDQQSAKAYHGTIATGRGVGDTLVSTQTAVGNRPRSVQAKETREPPVCTADPKAEQ, from the exons ATGGCTCATTCCAATGCGGGCTACTGCAGCAATGGCGAGAAGAAGAGTACGAGGCAGGTTCAACCACTAGGTAATGCGATCTTCCATGATTTTCTTGGCATTAGGACCAAAGATGCTTCTGTACTCTCGGCCGCGAAGACGCCGGATGTAACGTTATCGGAGGCTTCGTCGCCGTCGTCGGCCTTGGCTTCTTCTAGCGGCGGCCGTGGACTCCTCTCCGCCGCTTCCGATCTTGCTTCTG AAAATCAGGTGGGAGGTTATCTTGAAGGGGTTCCCTTCTGCAGTCCAAGGAATGAGAAATCTGGACCTGAAAAAAGTAATTGGATAGCAGGGATTAAACGCAGTAATCCAGATTCTGGTTTTGTTGGATCATATAGAAACCAAATTCCTCATGTGCCTTCTGAATCTCTTGAGAGGTCACATACAATGAAG ATGCTACAAACTGGACCTGGTGGAGATCGACCGAGATACAATGATAACGAG TCACTACAAACTGGACCTGGTGGAGATCGACCGAGATACAATGATAACGAGGCAGTTTACTACAGTATGAAGCCTCCAAAAATTGCTTCTTATTCCCTCACACAACACTCTCTTGGCACTAGATTTAATCCTAGTGTTACCAAATGGGAGAGGCCTATTCCATTGAACACGAGCTCGGCACAGAATTCTCCGCTCGGGATTCAGTTGATGCCTCGTGTACATCAAGTAGGTTCCAACTCTTCCAGAGAATTTAATGTTGGTCCTTCCAGTGTGTCTCAATCTGCTGCTGATGAAGGATCTAGAACTGGGATGAAAAGCCCTGGACTTTTGAGTAGCATTAATGTTGGAAATGATGGGAGACATTCTTCTCAAATGTTGCTAAGTTGTGACAAGCAGAAATCCAAGACTGGAGGTTTAGAATACAAATCTTCTAATCCTCCAAG TCAGCAGGGACTTGATTCGAACAACACAAAGATGACTATTTTCTATGGTGGTCAAGCTCATGTTTTTGATGATGTCCCTCCAAACAAG GCTGATATTATAATGGCCTTAGCTGGATCAAATGGAGGCTCTTGGTCAACAGCCTTAGCACCTAAATTAAATGTAACTGGTATATCTAGTGACCAGCAATCAGCTAAAGCATATCATGGTACGATAGCTACCGGTCGAGGAGTTGGCGATACTCTAGTCTCGACACAAACAG CTGTAGGCAATCGTCCACGCAGCGTTCAAGCGAAAGAGACTCGAGAACCCCCCGTTTGCACAGCAGACCCGAAGGCTGAACAATAG